The following coding sequences are from one Mustela lutreola isolate mMusLut2 chromosome 5, mMusLut2.pri, whole genome shotgun sequence window:
- the LOC131831563 gene encoding large ribosomal subunit protein eL14-like: MVFRRFVEVGRVAYVSFGPHAGKLVAIVDVIDQNRALVDGPCAQVRRQAMPFKCMQLTDFILKFPHSARQKYVRQAWEKADINTKWAATRWAKKIEARERKAKMTDFDRYKVMKAKKMRNRIIKLEVRKLQKAALLKASPKKALATKGAAAAAAAKVPAKKMAAAGKKAPAQKVPAPKAAGQKAAPPKAQKGQKAPAQKAPAPKASGKKA; the protein is encoded by the coding sequence ATGGTGTTCAGGCGTTTCGTGGAGGTTGGCCGGGTGGCCTACGTCTCCTTTGGGCCTCATGCCGGGAAGCTGGTCGCAATTGTAGATGTTATTGACCAGAACAGGGCTTTGGTTGACGGACCTTGCGCTCAGGTGAGGAGACAGGCTATGCCTTTCAAGTGCATGCAGCTCACTGACTTCATCCTCAAATTCCCTCACAGTGCCCGCCAGAAGTATGTCCGACAAGCCTGGGAGAAGGCAGATATCAATACAAAATGGGCAGCCACGAGATGGGCCAAGAAGATTGAAGCCAGAGAAAGGAAAGCTAAGATGACTGATTTTGATCGTTATAAAGTCATGAAGGCAAAGAAAATGAGGAACAGAATAATCAAGCTTGAAGTTCGGAAGCTACAGAAAGCAGCTCTCCTGAAAGCTTCTCCTAAAAAAGCACTGGCTACTAAGGGTGCAGCTGCAGCAGCTGCTGCGAAGGTTCCAGCCAAAAAGATGGCTGCTGCGGGCAAGAAGGCTCCAGCCCAGAAGGTTCCTGCCCCAAAAGCTGCAGGCCAGAAGGCAGCACCTCCAAAGGCTCAGAAAGGTCAGAAAGCTCCAGCCCAGAAAGCGCCTGCTCCAAAGGCATCTGGCAAGAAAGCATAG